CACACGATTTGCGCGGGTGGAGCGTGATAATGGCGAGGAGTTGGATGCGTCGACATTCCTGGAAGAAGTCCAGCGTACCGCCCTGGCTGCGATTCTCGAACTTGTCGTCGGCCTTGACCGGTCGGGTGTCAGCACGATTGATGCGGCAAGCCAATACTATGTGCTTGCCCGCTACCAATATGGGAGCATCGCAATCGATTTTGACGATGCGAACGTGCTGGCACGCGGTATTGGCGTTGAACTTGATGGCTCAGGATCACTCACGGGCGGGAGCAACGCTGTGCTGGCAAAAGATAAGCAGCGCGTCCAACTGCGCGATTATCGCCAGCGCGGCGCGGCGCGCGAGCTTGGTATAAGTAACGATCACACTGTTGCATTGATAGATGTCTTGCATCGCCTGCTGTGGCTGAACGAGCATCAGCCAGCAAGTATCTCAGCCTTTCTTGCCCAAGCACGGCCTGATGCCATGCGTCTCAAATTACTCGCGGAAGCCTTGGCGGGCAAACGGCTTGCCGCCGAACCGACGCCAGGTGTCGCACGTGACGAACGCACCGAAGAGCAAAGAGCGATTGGAAGGCTGCTCCCAGTGTGGAAGCGTGTGGTCGAAGATACACGGTCGACAGAGACAACCCAAACAAGCTTCAGGGAGGACTAAGCGATGGACTATGCAACCAGCATCAAACATATCGAGCGTCAGCTCGACCAGCGCCGTATTCAGCCGGCCATGCAAGAGATGGGTACCGCCCTAGAGCAATTGCTGAAGGAGCTGTATCGCGACTACCTGCCACGCTTGAGTCCTGGGGATCGTGCATCGGTGAGCCAGATCGAACGCGATACAGCCGCCAAAATCAAGTCACGATCAGGAAGCGCGGACACATTTACATTGGGGCAAGCCGAACGCTTTCTGCGGAATAGCGGGTTCCTGGAGAAAGCTGCCACCGTTGGTGCCGGCACACGTGCGTTGTTGCGTGCCGATCTTAAGCCCTTTGTCGAGGCGCGCAACGATGCCACGCACCAGGCGGTGCCACCCTCTGAGAATGAGGCTCGGCTCTACTTTCACCAGCTTGTGCAGTTCCTTGAAGAAAGTGGTAAGCTGGCCGCAGCGCCAGCTCTGAGTACGGCGTCCACACTCAAACCGTGGGTCGATGTCGTGACGCCTCATCCAGATATCCAAAACGGCCGGCTTGAAATGAGCACCTACGCAGCCGATCTCTGGGCAGTTGCATTCGGCGGCGAACGCTGCCCCGAGGTCTACCGCACTGCTGCCGCCTTTTTTGACGCGACGTATCTCACAAATAACCTGGCCGGCTTGCTGGGCGATGCAGTGCGTGTGCTGGCGGGCGGCGTTGGCGATCGTGTCCTGCAACTGCGAACGCCGTTTGGCGGCGGCAAAACCCACGCGCTGATTGCACTCTATCATCTTGCGACGAGCGATGGGAAGCAGCGCGCCAAGGTTATTGAGGCAGTCAGCGCGCGACGCGGCGCAACGCTGACAGACCCAGGCACTGTGAGCGTCGCAGTGTTGCACGGCATGAGCCTCGATCCACTCGCGCCACGCACGCCAGAACCAGATGTCACGCTCCATACCTTGTGGGGCGAACTGGCCTATCAGCTTGGCGGCAAAACTGCCTATGATCTTGTGCGTGCCCAGGATGAACGTCGAAGTGCGCCTGGCAAACCTATTCTCCAAAAGATCATTGGGAATGATCCAGCGATGATTCTCCTCGACGAAATTCTGGTGTATGTCGAGAAAGCCCACACTGTGACGGTTGGCAACAGTACCCATGGCCGTCAGGTACTGATCTTCTTACAGGCGCTGACCGAGACGGTGCGCGGATTAGACAAGGCCGCGATGGTCTATTCGCTCCAAGCCAGCCAGGGTGAGGCATTTGGCGCCGAAGGGCTGCTGACCGAACTTGATCACCTGGTCAGCCGCATTGATTCCAAACGCGAGCCAGTGAGCGGCGATGAGGTGCTCAAAGTGGTGCAGCGCCGGCTCTTCAGCAATCTCGGGCCATCGGCCGTGCGCGAAGCCGTGGCACGCGCCTACGCGGAACGGTACCGCAGTCATATCGAGGCAGATGATCCGTCAGGCGCGGCCCAGGAAGCACGACGCCTGGAAGCGCGCATCCTGGACAGTTATCCACTCCATCCCGATCTATTGGATCTCATGTACCATCGCTGGGGGAGTTTACCCTCCTATCAGCGTACCCGTGGTGCCCTGCAATTCTTAGCAACCGCCATCAGCTCGGCGAATACTGTACCAGGCAGCGCCCAGCCATTGCTAGGGCCAGGCGATGTTCTTTTAGAAGATGATGGTACCCGCAATGCGCTGTTTGCTCAGGTCGGCGAGCGTGAACACTACAGCAGCGTGCTGGCAGCCGACATCATCGGCGGTGATCGTGCTGCTGATGTCGACCGTCGGATGGGCGAGGTAAGTCCCGTGCTGCGCCGGCTGCGTGTCGGAACACGTGTCGCCACTGCCGCATTTCTGTACTCCTTTGGCGCGCGGCAGGGTGAAGATCGCGGTGTGGTGCGCGACGACCTGATCGCCGCCTGTCTCTCACCCGAGCTTGATCGGAACATCTTGACGACCACCTTGCATGAGCTTCAAGAATCGCTGCTCTATCTCCACCACGTTGGTGGTCGCTATAGGTTCGAGACCAAGCCGAACCTCAACAAGCTGCTTGCCGACCAGGCGCGGCAGTACGAGGCGAGTGAGATCATCGAAGAGCTCAAGAAGAAACTCGGCACGGTCATCGGCAAAGTGTCCGGTAGCGATGCACGACTTTGGCCGGAAGATGCGTCGGCCATCGGCGACTATGTGCCAAGCTTCCAGATCGCCTACCTTGGGCCGGAATGGGCCGATCTGGGTCGGGATGAGACCGAAGTGCGGGCACGCCAATGGATTGAGATGCGCGGGAGTACCCGGCGCCAGTATAAGAACGGTCTGGCACTTGCACTCCCGACCGCAGCGCGACTGGATGAAGCACGGCAGCACATGCGCATGCTCCTGGCGGTGGAGGCATTGATTAGCGCGCGTAGTCGGTACAATCTTTCGGTCGATCAACTTGAAGAACTGCGCGACCGTGAGAAACGGCTTGCCGGCGATATCCTGGCGTCACTGCGACGCCTCTACGATATCGTCGCGCTTCCCATTGAGGCGACCGGCAGCCCTGACCCGCTCGGAATTGAGTGGATCGATTTGCGTGCCCAGCCCTTGAGCAGCGAGAAGATCCAGGAACGTGTGCTGGAGGCGCTACGCCATTGGGTGTTCGACCGTGTGACTCCTGTCAAGCTTGTCGGCCTGACGCGCCTGGGGCAGGATTCGACAACACAAATGCTCAGTTGTGCAACGCTGGTCGGGTATTGCTTCTCATTCCTCAATTTTCCAAAATTGCTGGGAAATGAACCCATCCGAGCCGCCATTGCGCAAGGTGTGCGCGATGGCGTTCTGGGATACAGTGCAGCACTCCAGCAGAAGGCAAGCGGCCAGCCATTTGTCACCGACCATCGTCTCATGAAGATAGATACGCCGCTCGCGCAACAAGAGATCGATGTCAGCGCGACAAGCTATCTCGTCGCCCCAGAGCTTGCCCGTCGCCTGTCACAGCCACCACAGCAGGTTCAACCCGATCCAGTGGTAGATCAACCTCCTTCTGGCCCGGAGAAAGGTGTGAAAGAGCAAGCAGCTACCTACACGACAGAAATCGAACCCACCAAGCCACCAACCAAAGCACAGGCGACAAGTGGCCGACGCTACCGCTTGCGGTTTACCACAAACAAGCAACAACTGTTTCGGGCCTTCCGACCACTTCAGAATCTCGCGGAGATGTCAGGAACCTTGGATGTGACACTCGAAATCATTGCACGGTCGGATACGCCGCTCGATTCAAGTTGGTTACGCAATGCCGTCGAGGAACCATTGGATGAGGCAGATGTGTCTTTTGACAGAAGTCTGGAGGACTGAATCTCGATGTTACGAGCATTGTGGAGTGAGAGTCACTTTCTGGATCGATGTTGCGGCGTTGCACGAACAGGGGCGCGACCTGGCCGGTCTGAACGCGGCCAGCCGCATCTAGGCCACCACCACGCCAACCAGCGAGCAGGCGTGCCGGGCCTTTCGCAATGACCGTCATCGTGGTGACGTGGATCGGCTGGGAATAGCGTCATGCCTTGCCCTTGAATGCCACGCAACAGCAGATCGGGCTCTGTTGGAGCTGCCAGCTGAACTCTACGCCCGCCTGGGACCAGCCGTCTGGGAACTTGGCCCTGGAAATGTGCGAATCGTAAGTTGAAACG
The sequence above is drawn from the Candidatus Kouleothrix ribensis genome and encodes:
- a CDS encoding ATP-binding protein, with the translated sequence MDYATSIKHIERQLDQRRIQPAMQEMGTALEQLLKELYRDYLPRLSPGDRASVSQIERDTAAKIKSRSGSADTFTLGQAERFLRNSGFLEKAATVGAGTRALLRADLKPFVEARNDATHQAVPPSENEARLYFHQLVQFLEESGKLAAAPALSTASTLKPWVDVVTPHPDIQNGRLEMSTYAADLWAVAFGGERCPEVYRTAAAFFDATYLTNNLAGLLGDAVRVLAGGVGDRVLQLRTPFGGGKTHALIALYHLATSDGKQRAKVIEAVSARRGATLTDPGTVSVAVLHGMSLDPLAPRTPEPDVTLHTLWGELAYQLGGKTAYDLVRAQDERRSAPGKPILQKIIGNDPAMILLDEILVYVEKAHTVTVGNSTHGRQVLIFLQALTETVRGLDKAAMVYSLQASQGEAFGAEGLLTELDHLVSRIDSKREPVSGDEVLKVVQRRLFSNLGPSAVREAVARAYAERYRSHIEADDPSGAAQEARRLEARILDSYPLHPDLLDLMYHRWGSLPSYQRTRGALQFLATAISSANTVPGSAQPLLGPGDVLLEDDGTRNALFAQVGEREHYSSVLAADIIGGDRAADVDRRMGEVSPVLRRLRVGTRVATAAFLYSFGARQGEDRGVVRDDLIAACLSPELDRNILTTTLHELQESLLYLHHVGGRYRFETKPNLNKLLADQARQYEASEIIEELKKKLGTVIGKVSGSDARLWPEDASAIGDYVPSFQIAYLGPEWADLGRDETEVRARQWIEMRGSTRRQYKNGLALALPTAARLDEARQHMRMLLAVEALISARSRYNLSVDQLEELRDREKRLAGDILASLRRLYDIVALPIEATGSPDPLGIEWIDLRAQPLSSEKIQERVLEALRHWVFDRVTPVKLVGLTRLGQDSTTQMLSCATLVGYCFSFLNFPKLLGNEPIRAAIAQGVRDGVLGYSAALQQKASGQPFVTDHRLMKIDTPLAQQEIDVSATSYLVAPELARRLSQPPQQVQPDPVVDQPPSGPEKGVKEQAATYTTEIEPTKPPTKAQATSGRRYRLRFTTNKQQLFRAFRPLQNLAEMSGTLDVTLEIIARSDTPLDSSWLRNAVEEPLDEADVSFDRSLED